The DNA region GCGACGCGCCCGCGGCGGATTCGTGTTGGTCGGAGGACATCGTTGTGCGTTGGAAAGACTGCGTGGCGCCACTATAAACCATCCCGGCGGCCGGCCGCCCGGCACGGCCCACGACGGTTCAAGCGTCGCGCAGCGCGCAGCGCACGATCTTGCCGGTCGCCGTCATCGGCAGGCTGTCGACGAACGCGATCGCGCGCGGGTATTCGTGCGCGGCGAGGCGCGTGCGCACGTGCGCCTGCAGCGCCTGGACGAGCGCGTCGTCGCCGACATGGCCGGGGTTCAGCACGACGAACGCCTTGACGATTTCGGTGCGGGTCGGGTCGGGCACGCCGACGACGGCCGCCATCCGCACCGCCGGATGCGTGAGCAGGCAGTCCTCGATCGGCCCCGGGCCGATCCGGTAGCCGGCGCTCGTGATCACGTCGTCATCGCGGCCGACGAAGCGCACGAACCCATCCGCGTCGATCGTGCCGGTGTCGCCGGTGAGCAGGTAGTCGCCCGCGAACTTGTCGCGCGTCGCGGCGGGGTTGCGCCAGTATTCGATGAACATCACCGGGTCGGGGCGGCGCACCGCGATGCGCCCCTCGACGCCCGGCGGCAGCGGCGTGCCTTGCTCGTCGACGATCGCGACCGTATGGCCGGGCACGGCCTTGCCGATCGCGCCGGGCTGCGCGTCGAACAGCGCGGCGCACGACGACAGCACCATGTTGCATTCGGTCTGTCCGTAGAACTCGTTGATCGTCACGCCGAGCGCGTCGCGTCCCCAGGCCGTCAGCTCGGTGCCGAGCGACTCTCCGCCGCTCGCGACCGATTTCAGCGCCAGCGTGTGGCGCTCGCGCGGTGCCGGAACCGCGCGCATCAGCTTCAGCGCGGTGGGCGGCAGGAACGCATGGGTCACGCCGTGCCGCGCCATCAGCGCGAACGCGGCCTCGCCGTCGAACTTCTCGAAGCGGCGCGCGAGCACGGGCACGCCGTGATGCCATGACGGCAGCAGCACGTCGAGCAGGCCGCCGATCCACGCCCAGTCGGCGGGCGTCCAGAACAGGCGCGCGTCGCGCGGAAAGCATTGCTGCGACATCTCGACGCCCGGCAAATGGCCCAGCAGCACGCGATGGGCGTGCAGCGCGCCTTTCGGCTTGCCGGTCGTGCCGGACGTATAGATGATCACCGCCGGATCGTCGGCGGCGGTGTCAGCCGGCACGAAGTCCGGCGATTCGGCCGCGAGGGCGGCGTCGTAGCGCAGCACGCCCGGCGCGTCGGGCACGTCGTCGCCGATGCAGTAGCACGTGTGCAGCGTCGGCAGTTGCGCGCGCAGCGGCGCGATCTTCGCATAGCCGGCCGCGTCGGTAACGAGCGCGGCGGCTTCGCTGTTCGCGAGCCGGTATTCGAGCGCGTCGGTGCCGAACAGCGTGAACAGCGGCACCGCGATCGCGCCGAGCTTGTACGCGGCGAGATGGGCAATCGCGGTTTCGGGGCCCTGCGCGAGGAAGATGGCGATCCGGTCGCCGCGTTGCAAACCTGCACGCGCAAAGCTGTTCGCGAGCCGGTTAGAAGCATTCCTCAGGTCGTCGAATGTGAGGCGCGACACGTCGCCTTGCGACGTTTCGTGGATCAGCGCGAGCCGTCCGCTGCCATCGGCCCACTTGTCGCAGACGTCCACCGCGATGTTGTAGCGGGCCGGAACCTCCCACTGGAAGCGGGAGAGCAGGTCGTCGTAGCGTTCGGCGGCGGGCAGCATCGCGGGTCTCCTTCATGTCGATCGACGGATCAGGTCGATGGTTTACATCAACATTTCACGCGACCTGACCACAATGGCGTGCGAGAGATAGGGAATGTGCGGACTCGTCCAACGGGTGCGGCTCAGTGCACGATTCCGCAATGACGCATAAGATCACGACAAAACAGTGATGTGACCATGGATTTGCTTTTGATAGCTGCGGGGTTCAGCCTGTTCGGAATCGGGGCGCTGGTGGTGTTTGCCAGCCGCGTCGATCCGTTGTCCGGCCGTTTCACCGGCCGTCTGCGCAAGCGCTGACACAACCTTCCCGATTCTCCTCGCGACGACATGCGATGCATGCCGGCATCGCGTGTCGCCTTGTCGATGCCGGGCGCGTTCAGCGCGCCGGCAGGTAGCGTGCCGGATCGATCGAGCGGCCGCCGTAACGCAGCTCGAAATGCAGCGCGACGCGATCGCTGTCGCTGTTGCCCATCTCCGCGATCGTCTGCCCCTGCGTGACCGACTGACCTTCCTTCACGAGCAGCGCACGGTTGTGTGCGTACGCCGTCAGGTAATCGGCGTTGTGCTTGAGGATGATCAGGTTGCCGTAGCCGCGCAATCCGTTCCCCGCATAGACGACCGTGCCCGGCGCGGCAGCCAGCACCGGTGAGCCTGCGGCGTTCGCGATATCGATGCCCTTGGATTTCGAACCGTCGAACGTGCGCACCACGTTGCCGGCGGCCGGCCAGATCAGCGCGATGCTGCTGGCCGGCTTGACGGCCGATTCGACCGGCGCGGAAGGCGCGGGGCGACTGCGTCCCGCGCTGCCGGTGCCAGTGGTCGACGCGGTCGTGGTGCCGGGCGGCGGCGCGACGCGCAACACCTGGCCGACCTCGATCGCATCGGGGTTCGTGATCTGGTTCCAGCGCACGATGTTCGCCATCGACGTGCGATTCGCGCGCGCGATCTTGTAGAGCGTGTCGCCGCGCTCGACGCGGTAGTAACCCGGGCCGACGGGCGCGGAGCCGCACGCGACGAGCAGCGCGGCGCAGGCGGCCGCGACGAGTCGCTTCGTTGTTGTTCCGAACATTGAACCTCGCAAAACCCTGCCGCGCGACGCGGCAGGCAATACAAAACGTCAGATTTTAACGGGTTCGACCCGAGCGCCGCAGTTTCGCACCCTCGCGCGCCATTTCGGCGCGTGACGGCATCAGCCCGCGAGCGGCACCACGCGGATGCGCAGCGTGGCCGTTTCGGTCGCACCCGGCGCAAGCATGCGTAGCCCGAGACCGTTGTGGATCGCGTCCGGCAGCCCGAGCCATGGCTCGACGCAGTAGAAGTCCGATTCCGGCTTTTCGGTCCAGGTCGTGACTGCGTACCACGGGATCGAGCCCGGTACGTCGAGCGCGATCTCGATCGTGCGGCGGCGGCCCGGCATCACGATGCGCACCGGCGTGGACGGCGCGCCGTCGAGGCAGTGGAAGCGGTCGAGGATGTCCGGATCGTCGAGCGTGTAACGCGCTTCCCCGCGTTGGGGCGCGCTGATGGAGCCGTCGGCGTTCTGCGCGCAGCGGTGCGTGGGCGGCAGCTCGAGCGTGGTTTGCGCGCGCTCGCCGTGCGGCAGCGCGAAATAGAAATGGTGGCCCGCGTAGTAGGGCAGCGGCGTGTCGCCGCGGTTGGTCGTGGTGAGCGCGACCTCCAGCGTGTGCGCGTCGGCGAGCCGGTAGGTCGTTTCGAAGCGGAAATCGAACGGGTAGCTCGCGTGCAGTGCTTCGTTGCCTTCCAGCGTCATCGTGAGTGCGGCGCCGTCGGCCGACGGTTGTGCCGCGAACGGCAGGTCACGTGCGAAACCGTGCATCGGCAGGTCGCGGACCACGCCGGCGGCATCGCGCCAGCGGCCCAGTTCGCCGTCGACGCGGTGGCGGCCGAGGAACGGGAACAGCAGCGGATTGCCGCCGCGCACGCGCGCGAGGTTGCTCCAGTCGGCCGTTTCCGGCCAGAAGATGATCGGCTCGCCGTCGACGTGCCACGACAGCAGGCGGCCGCCGAATTGCGGGGCGACCCGAACGAGCGACGGGCCGGCGTGAAGTTCGTGAATGTCGTGCTGCTGGAAGATCGGCATGGCGAATCGGTATGAACGGGGTGGGCGGGGGTGCGCGATGGCGCGCTCCATTATCGGGCCGCGACGCGGTCGGGGAAAACCCTTCTCGGGGAAATCGCGAGTTTTTCAGATTGTCAGCTGTCGGGATAATGCCTCTAAACCGGTGAGGTTGCCGGGTCATGACACTTCGAGGAGCGGCCATGGATCTGGCAATGGCAATGGGAATCGCACTGTTCGGCATGTTCACCGGCAGCACGGTATTGTTTTTCTACCAGCTCGGCCGCTGACGGCAATTTCTGCCGGAATCGAAAGGCCCGCCATGCAAATGGCGGGCTTTTTGCTTTCCGAACGCTTACAAATTGCAAGCGTTTGTGTGCATTGCCGCAATAACCTGCCAAATGCCTTGGCGCGGTAATCCTGGCTGGGCATAATCGGGGCGCGTTTTTTTCGGACGCGCGCTGCGTCGTCCGCTTGTTCACCCGATTGCTCATCACTAAAAGGACCGACGCGTGAGTCTCTGGTTTCTGGTATTCCTGAGCGTCCTGCAGGGCGTTACCGAACTCTTCCCCGTCAGCAGTCTCGGCCACACGCTGCTCGTGCCGGCGTTGTTCGGCATGCACATCGACAAGCATGCGCCGCAGTTGCTGCCGTTCCTCGTCGCGCTGCACCTCGGCACCGCGCTCGCGCTGCTGTGGTATTTCCGTGCGCGCTGGATCGCGCTGATCAGCGGCTTCTTCGCGCAGCTCGGCGGCCGCAAGAACGACGACGGGCACCTGATGTGGGCGCTGATCATCGGCACGATCCCGACCGGGATCGTCGGCCTGCTGCTCGAGAAGCGCCTCGAGCGCGTGTTTCACGATCTGCGGATCGTTGCGGTCGCGCTGATCATCAACGGCGTGCTGCTGTGGGTCGGCGACCGCATTCAGCGCAGCCGTGCGCACCAGGCGCCGGAGAAGATGACGTTCAAGCAGGCGTTCTTCGTCGGCCTCGCGCAGATCGGCGCGCTGATTCCGGGATTTTCGCGCAGCGGCCTGACGATGATCGCCGGCAATGTAGCCGGGCTGACGGCGGAGAAGGCGGCGGAGTTTTCATTCCTGCTCGGCACGCCGATCATTTTTGCCGCGGGCGTGCTCGAGTTGCCGAAGCTCTTTCATGCGCGCGACCAGCTCATGGACGCGCTGCTCGGCGGCGTGCTGACGGCGATTGCCGCTTATCTGAGCGTGCGGTTTCTGATGCGCTATTTCGAAGGGCGCGGGCGGCTGGCTTCGTTCGGCGTGTATTGCGTGATCGCCGGCGTGTTCTTCCTCGGCTGGTTCATGCTGCATCCGCAGCCGGTTTGACGGTTGCGGCGCCGGTCGCGCGTGATATGACGCGATGATCGGGTATAATTTCGGGCTCGGCTTCATGCCGGGCCCGTTTCGTTTCGGGGCTTTGAGTTCGTGGTTGTTGGGGGTGGGCTCGAAGCTTCGTGCGTTAAATGCGGTCCGGGTTTTTGTGGCCGTGTCTTTTCCCTCGACCGCCCTTAGCTCAGTTGGATAGAGCAACGGCCTTCTAAGCCGTAGGTCACACGTTCGAATCGTGTAGGGCGGGCCAGTCTGATCAAGCTTCTGCGGTTGCCTTCCTCGACGCACGTCTCCGTACTGGAGTTCCATGTAACCGCTATGTAACCTGATTTCATCAATTCGGGGCGAGGACCATGCCGCACACAAGTTTTGGAATGCACGCGCGCCGCACTCGGTGGATTCCAGGATCGCGTCTCGATACAGAATCTAGCGACGCCGCATCGACCTAGATACGACGAGGCCTTGCTAAATTGATGGGGCCTTTGTGTACAGTCCCGGTTCTCCACAATCCAAGGGGAGCTGCTTGATTAAGAGTCGCTAACACAACCTGAACATGAGGCTGCGAACGTCATATCGTCGCGGCATGGCGAGACGCAAAATCAGTAACGAGTTGTGGGTGGTGCTGGAACCGTTGATTTCGGCGTTCACGCCATCTCCCAAGGGCGGGCGGCGGCACACGGTCGATGATCGAGCAGCGCTGAACGGCATCCTGAATGTACTGCAGACCGGTATTCCTTGGGAAGACCTCCCCCAGGAGTTGGGCTTCGGCAGCGGTATGACGTGCTGGCGACGTCTACGAGACTGGCAGGACGCCGGCGTATGGGAGCGGCTGCATCTGGCGATGCTTCGTCGGCTGCGCGAGCATGATCAGATCGATTGGGAACGGGCAAGTCTCGATGGAGCCAGTGTCTCCAGCCCCCGGGGGGCCAAGAAACCGGCCCTATCCCGACAGATCGGGTGTCGGGCGTCATAGAGAAAATTCATTTCTTCATGAGCGCGCTTTCAGTGTCCCACCCCGGGCGCCAATTGAAAATTCATATCGATCACTGCGCCGTCAGTAGAAATAGGAGGATCAGGTTTTCCAATTTTGTTATGCGACATGCAACTCAGATGCAACGGCAATGGCCCCGAGCCTTTTAGTGAATACGATTTTTGTTGACAAATCCACTCGATGGCCAATTCACTGACACCATCATCTCGAATGGTCGTTACACCGCTCAGCGCAATCGACCCCGTGTTCGAATCAGGAACGAATTCCGTATGCACAATTCCCACCGGTCGCCACCCGCATCGACCGGGCAGGTATTGATCTAAAAGAAATTGTACGGAGTAATTGGTCTGCCCAGATGGTACGCGAACAAGGCTTTCGACAGACTGGTCGCGGAATGGGGCGTTTATCTGAGATTGGAATTGAGACCGTGATTGGCATTGTTCGTTCGTTGTCGCGAATTGTACGCCAAGCCAAACTTCAATGGATGGATCCTTTTCCCCTCGGAGAACCAATAGGTGATGAGGCGCACTATTAAGTTCAGGTCTGTCTGATTCACGATTGCTATCGCCTTCGATACGCGGTTGAAAGTTGGTGCTATACGCGCATGCGCCGAATGAGAAAAGAGCACATACAACACCCGCAATTACAGATATGCATGAATTTCTTTGCATGGCGATCGCTCCTCAGCTAAGAGACGAAGGCTTCACCCATGAGCAGCAAGGCCGACAAACATAGCGATCAACAAGACAACAGCCCACACCATGATCTCGGCCACAGACAGAGACTGCCGCCGCCGTTGTGGCCGCTTGTATTCGACCGGGTCTTGGTCCCACGCGGACCTGACCGGCTGACGCGGTTCAAGCATACGATACGCGGGCGGTTGCTGGTATGCTGGAGATCGGCCCATGGCGGCTTGCGGCGCGGCGTCTAACACGACAGGCGCCTTTGCCAGGAGCAGCGCGAGATACGTTCGGCTTCGCGTGGTTTTCCCTGTGTGGATTAGAAGTACCGCAAGCAAGGCTTGGCAATCGCCAAGCGCGTCATGACGGAGCTGCTTGACCACGCCATAGAACTCGCAGACCGAATCGAGCTTCTTCCTGCCGACGGCAGCGGGCCACGGAAACTGCTGGAGTGAACAGCGCCACGACTTTGCTGATCCAGCGTCGCAGACGACCGCCAGCATCCTTGCGTCGAACTGAGCATTGTGCGCGATCAGCACATCTGCCTCGTTGATCAGTGACGTGATCCAGGCGAGGTCAAGCACCTTTCCAGAAAGATCGGCGGCAGTCATGCCGTGTACCGCCTGAGCCTTCGGATGGATCGGCACACATGGCTCGCGCAAGCCGTGGTATCGGCCAATTTCCTGAACGAGAACGCCTGAACCTGGTTCGATTTCAACAAGCAGGATTCCTATACTGATCGGCTCGTCGTGCGCCGCAACCCCAGTTGTTTCGGTATCGATGATCGCTACTTTCATGTGCAAGTCCTCAAGCGCCTTTCGCATTCGCGCATGATCACGTCCGTTTCTGCGCACAGATCATCGCGTAGATCCAGCCGATGACCGCCCACCCGACAAGAAAGTTCGTCGTCGGGATCGCGCGATAGTCGGAGTGATCGGCCTTGCAGGCGACAATCGACGGCGCGACGAAATACATGACAAAAATGACGCCGCTGGCAGCGCCCCGTCTCTAGCCGGTGCTTAAACATGTTAATCACGCAGCACGCGAACCTGCTCGGGCATCGGAATCGCGGCGACGCGGGCCAGCACAGTCGTCACTGCGTGCTGCCTTTCTGATCGTATTCGTCGAGCGCGCCCTCAAGCATGGCGACCTCGCGCTTGCGCATTTGAATGTTCTCTGTCTTGCCGGGAAAGCGCGCCCGGTACGACTCAAGGGCCTCGATGGCGGCGGCGTGCCACGCGATGAGTTGCGCACATGTGACCCATTTGCGATCATCGGTCCAGACCGACTGCCGGACTCGGCGAGCACGTCGGGCGGCGCGCGAAGGTTGATGAACTCGGCATAATGCAGGCTCGATTCGAACGACATCCACTTACCATCGTGCACACTGCGCTCGCGGGCCAGTAGCGCGCCGTCGGACGCGATCGTGTATGCGAACTGCACGTCAGCGCGCCCGCTGTAGCATGACAAGCACTGTTTGAACTCCGGTGTTATCGTCATTGATGCGTTTCGGTTGCGTGTCCTGTTGCGTAACCGCGACCGTTTGGAGATGTGCGTCGACAATCGGCGCGCTCGTCGCGATGATGCTTGCGGCGTGATGCTGATGAACCTTCATGGTGTTTTCCTGTTGGTGAATGGGCGGCATCGCCGCCCTTTGCTGGCGCGCGTCGCACCTTCTCGCGGTAGTCAGGGGATCGTGCAATTAACTCGCGGCCCGGTTGTGATCGTCGAGCACGACGGGAGGAGGGCGAAGTTTCGCGCTTCGGTTGGACCAGCAACGGGAGTTGCTGCGGCAGTGCCGACAGGGGACGGTGCCGGAGAAGACGTTGGGATCATTGAAGGTGCCCCGCTCGCAGCCGCAGGAGCCGCACTCATTTTCGCCGCACCCATGCTGACGGTAATCAGCGTCGGATAGTCGTAAGCGGCTCCCGTACCCATATCGATTGCCGTGCCGACGATGCCGCCGAACAGAAGGTTGCCGGCGACCATGCCGCGCGCTGATGAAGCCACGGTAGAGATACCCGGCTCGCGCCCTTCCTTGTCACACTTGATGTTTAGGTCCCCCATCGATCGATGCAGAGAAACTGAACCAGGCGTCGTGACGAACCACGTACCCTTATCGTTCGTAAGCTTGCAGCTCGCGCTGGTCACCGCTTCCGCCGCGCTTCGCGTCTCGACGGACACCACCTGCGTCGAGCCGTCGATGATCGAGGCACAACCGCTCAGGGACAACAGTCCCGTTACTACCCATATCGTTTTCATCGTTTTCCCCGATTCGCATTGCGCGCCGTGTACCAGCCGATGGTCGCCGCCAACGCGCTTGTTGTTTATTCCCCGATTTCTATTTAGCGCAGAACGCGCGTGAATCGAGCATGCATCAGATATGCCACCTCTCCCTGACGCGCAGCCGAGATCGGTTAGAGAATGGGGAAGCGATGTCGGGCAGAGCACCCATACCGTGTTGATTCAGCTTTGAAACTAGACCTACTTCGTGCTTACCCCACCTGTAAACCCTCAATTGTGTGAGGACGTGCTCGTACTAAATGCGCACAAGAAAGATTCTTGCGCGTTTCCGCTTCATCGCGAGACATCATGGGTTCGCGTATTCGTACCAGATTCGACTTGTAGAACGGCTATCGCCATCAAGCAGGAACATTGGCTCACTTGAAGACGTCCCGACCGCACTTCCGGTTGCAAAATTGAAACGGGGCCAACATGGCGGTCACGCGCACCGACTCACAACACATTGGTTTGCCG from Burkholderia ambifaria AMMD includes:
- a CDS encoding superinfection immunity protein; translated protein: MYFVAPSIVACKADHSDYRAIPTTNFLVGWAVIGWIYAMICAQKRT
- a CDS encoding exonuclease domain-containing protein, with the translated sequence MKVAIIDTETTGVAAHDEPISIGILLVEIEPGSGVLVQEIGRYHGLREPCVPIHPKAQAVHGMTAADLSGKVLDLAWITSLINEADVLIAHNAQFDARMLAVVCDAGSAKSWRCSLQQFPWPAAVGRKKLDSVCEFYGVVKQLRHDALGDCQALLAVLLIHTGKTTRSRTYLALLLAKAPVVLDAAPQAAMGRSPAYQQPPAYRMLEPRQPVRSAWDQDPVEYKRPQRRRQSLSVAEIMVWAVVLLIAMFVGLAAHG
- a CDS encoding acyl-CoA synthetase; this encodes MLPAAERYDDLLSRFQWEVPARYNIAVDVCDKWADGSGRLALIHETSQGDVSRLTFDDLRNASNRLANSFARAGLQRGDRIAIFLAQGPETAIAHLAAYKLGAIAVPLFTLFGTDALEYRLANSEAAALVTDAAGYAKIAPLRAQLPTLHTCYCIGDDVPDAPGVLRYDAALAAESPDFVPADTAADDPAVIIYTSGTTGKPKGALHAHRVLLGHLPGVEMSQQCFPRDARLFWTPADWAWIGGLLDVLLPSWHHGVPVLARRFEKFDGEAAFALMARHGVTHAFLPPTALKLMRAVPAPRERHTLALKSVASGGESLGTELTAWGRDALGVTINEFYGQTECNMVLSSCAALFDAQPGAIGKAVPGHTVAIVDEQGTPLPPGVEGRIAVRRPDPVMFIEYWRNPAATRDKFAGDYLLTGDTGTIDADGFVRFVGRDDDVITSAGYRIGPGPIEDCLLTHPAVRMAAVVGVPDPTRTEIVKAFVVLNPGHVGDDALVQALQAHVRTRLAAHEYPRAIAFVDSLPMTATGKIVRCALRDA
- a CDS encoding undecaprenyl-diphosphate phosphatase, with amino-acid sequence MSLWFLVFLSVLQGVTELFPVSSLGHTLLVPALFGMHIDKHAPQLLPFLVALHLGTALALLWYFRARWIALISGFFAQLGGRKNDDGHLMWALIIGTIPTGIVGLLLEKRLERVFHDLRIVAVALIINGVLLWVGDRIQRSRAHQAPEKMTFKQAFFVGLAQIGALIPGFSRSGLTMIAGNVAGLTAEKAAEFSFLLGTPIIFAAGVLELPKLFHARDQLMDALLGGVLTAIAAYLSVRFLMRYFEGRGRLASFGVYCVIAGVFFLGWFMLHPQPV
- a CDS encoding peptidoglycan DD-metalloendopeptidase family protein, which translates into the protein MFGTTTKRLVAAACAALLVACGSAPVGPGYYRVERGDTLYKIARANRTSMANIVRWNQITNPDAIEVGQVLRVAPPPGTTTASTTGTGSAGRSRPAPSAPVESAVKPASSIALIWPAAGNVVRTFDGSKSKGIDIANAAGSPVLAAAPGTVVYAGNGLRGYGNLIILKHNADYLTAYAHNRALLVKEGQSVTQGQTIAEMGNSDSDRVALHFELRYGGRSIDPARYLPAR
- a CDS encoding aldose epimerase, whose amino-acid sequence is MPIFQQHDIHELHAGPSLVRVAPQFGGRLLSWHVDGEPIIFWPETADWSNLARVRGGNPLLFPFLGRHRVDGELGRWRDAAGVVRDLPMHGFARDLPFAAQPSADGAALTMTLEGNEALHASYPFDFRFETTYRLADAHTLEVALTTTNRGDTPLPYYAGHHFYFALPHGERAQTTLELPPTHRCAQNADGSISAPQRGEARYTLDDPDILDRFHCLDGAPSTPVRIVMPGRRRTIEIALDVPGSIPWYAVTTWTEKPESDFYCVEPWLGLPDAIHNGLGLRMLAPGATETATLRIRVVPLAG